CGTCATGTCGAGATGCGCGGCGACGAGGCCACCCGTGCTTTGATTCCTACAGCAATAACCGCCACCCGGGAGGACTGGAGTACTGAATACCTGGATTACATCCTCTCGATCCGTGTTGTCGATGACCTCGACAGTGCCATTGACCACATTGCCGAATACGGTTCGGGCCACTCCGATGCTATCCTGACAAATGACACTGCCCATGCGGAACGATTCCTCAATGAAGTGAACTCTGCCGCTGTATATTTGAATGCCTCCACCCGTTTTACCGACGGCGGGGAATTTGGGCTCGGTGCCGAAATCGGTATCAGCACGGATAAACTCCACGCCCGAGGCCCGATGGGTTTAGAGGAACTCAACACCTACAAATACGTCATCCGCGGCAACGGCCAGATCAGGTAAGTGTCTTTTTTTTCCTACCAAGATATGACGCGTAACCTTTGGACATATCCAAAGTGTTTATCCTTGGTTAATAAGGGCATGTCGAACTGACGCGAGAGAGCTGCAATCCAAATGTCATTTTCGGGAATTGGCGTTCCCGCACTTTTGAGTTCAAGCCTGATTTCTGCATAAAAAATACTCGTCTGCCCTGATACATCGATCACCCCAAAAAACCCGGTAACCTGCTTTAACCAGCTCAACCTCGCTTCTTTTTCCCGTGAATCCAGCACCCCATAACGGTATTCTCCTAAAACAATGACGGGTAAATAAAACCCTTTTGAAAATTTAATCACCTCTTTGAGGGAGGCTGACCCGTCAGCATAATCTGATAATGCATTTGTATCAAAAATCATTTCCACTCCTGTGGATCAATCAGGGAAAACTCCGCATCGATTTTCTTCTGGATTACCTTCGTTTCATTCCTCATTTGATTTGTTGAACTGAATGCTCCAAACCCTATCAAAAAAAGATCATCGTCACCTCTCGCCACATCCACAGCTAACTTTGCTTTTAACGCGTCCGTAATAAAATCCTTGAGACTCATACCCTTGGATGCAGAAACCGATTTTATTTTTCGGAAAAGGGTGTCAGGCATTTCAATTGTCGT
The Verrucomicrobiota bacterium DNA segment above includes these coding regions:
- a CDS encoding type II toxin-antitoxin system VapC family toxin, with protein sequence MIFDTNALSDYADGSASLKEVIKFSKGFYLPVIVLGEYRYGVLDSREKEARLSWLKQVTGFFGVIDVSGQTSIFYAEIRLELKSAGTPIPENDIWIAALSRQFDMPLLTKDKHFGYVQRLRVISW